The sequence TCTGACTCCCGCGGCGGCACCGGCATCCCGGGCCGCCGCGAGAGGTGAAGCGCGGGTCAGAAGTTGGGGACGCGGAAGTCCTTCACCACGCCCATGTGCTGCATGCTGGACGCGCCGCTGTCGCCGGAGAGCGCGGGCGCAATCTCCGAGATGGGCGTGTACACGCGGCTGTCGAGCACCAGGCCGTTGACGAAGGTGCTGGAGCTGGTGGCGCCCTGGATGACGGTGGCCTGCTGCCACTGACGCAGGTCCGAGTCCACAATCACGTGGTCATACGGCTTGGTGCGACCGGCGTTGGTGCCATCCTTGTTGTTCTTGTCCACCGGGTACGGGCCCGCCACGTCCACCACCTGCTTGAAGGTGGTGAAGCAGGCCTCGCTGCGCGTGTCCGTGTTGAAGTCACCGCCGATGACCAGGTAGTCGCCCGTGGGGATGTTGGCCTTGATGCGGCTGACGAGGCTGTTGGCCTCGGTGTTGCGCTCGCCGGCGCTGGCCGTGAGCAGGTGCACGCTGATGGCCCAGAGGTCCTTCGGGCCGGGGATGTCGATGCGCGCCCACGCGAAGTCGCGGTTGGACACCTGCGGGTCGGTCCACTCGCCGGACTCGATGATGGGCCAGCGGCTGATGATGCCGTTGGGAATCTGCGCGCCGCCCTCGCGGAAGTAGGAGGCGCCCGTGCCACCCACCTGGTCCACCATCTCGCGGATGTCCGTAGCCGTGTTGTTCTTGTAGTTGAACTCCTGGACGAGGATGACGTCCGGCTTCACGCCCTGCATCAGCCGGATGCCGTGGCCCAGGTCGTAGTCCTGGCCATTCCCGCTGGTGAGGTTGGCCGCCATGATGCGGATATTCGTGTAGCCCGTGCCCGTGCCAGCGTCGGTGCCCGCGTCGACCACGGTGCCGGCGTCCGTGCCGGCATCGACGGTGGTGCCCGCATCGACGGTGGTACCCGCATCAACCGTGGTGCCCGCGTCGACGGTGGTGCCAGCGTCAACCGTAGTGCCAGCATCAACCGTGGTGCCAGCATCGACCGTGGTGCCCGCGTCGACGGTGGTGCCAGCATCAACCGTGGTGCCAGCGTCGACGGTGGTGCCCGCGTCGACGGTGGTGCCTGCATCGACGACAGTGCCGGCGTCCACGGTAGTGCCCGCATCGACGGTGGTACCTGCATCGACGGTGGTGCCTGCATCAACGGTGGTGCCCGCGTCGACGACGGCGCCCGCGTCACCCTTCTCGCCGCCGTCCGGTCCAGGGTCCGTGCCGGCGTCAGTCGTCTCGCCCGCGTCCGGGATCACGTCGCCAGCGTCCGTCCCCGAGTCCACGATGCCCGCGTCATCAGAGCCAGCGTCAGTCGAGCCCGCATCATCGGAGCCCGCGTCGACGGCCTCGCAGACCTCGTTCGCCACGCAGTAACCCGCGCCGCCGTCCTCGGCACCGACGCAGCAGGCCCCCTGCGGCGCGCACTGCCCCTGTGGATCACACGCCGGGACGCAGATGGAGCGCCCGTAGTGCTCGACGAAGCGGCAGGTCTCGCCCGCCGCGCAGTCACCGCCATCGCGGGCGGCGTCGCAGTCCTTCCACAGCACGCCGCCGTCCTCCAACGGCGCTGGCGCTCCGGGAGGTACAGGATCATCCTCCCCACAAGCCAACGTGAGGAGTGTGAGCGACATTGCCGCACACAGGAGGGAGGTAAGAGTCTTCTTCATGCGGACGAGCCCGGTGCCTTGTTTCCGAGGTGGGGGGATGTTGGGCCATCGCGTCGGTACGCGGACGACCTGGCGAGTATAGGGGTTCCTCGTGTGACAGTCTTGTGACTTACCGCTCAACTATACGTTTACACCCTGGTTTTGCGGGTTCTGACTCGCGGAATCTCGGATAGAGCAGAGCCGGAGGCCGTGGACATGCAGCCGAAGCCCGGGGTGATGGTGCGCTTCTACGGGGCGCTGAACGACTTCCTGCCCCCCGAGCGGCGCGGACAGGAGTCCACCCACGCACTCCAGGGCACCCCTTCGGTGAAGGACCTCATCGAGTCGCTGGGGCCGCCGCACCCGGAGGTGGACGTGGTGCTGGTGGACGGCGAGGCGGTGGACTTCGCGCACCGGGTGCAGCCGGGCTCGCGGGTGGCGGTGTATCCGCCGTTCCACTCGCTGGACGTGGAGCCGGTGAAGCGCGTGGGGCCGCCGCCGCAGGAGGTGCCCCGCTTCATCCTCGACGTGGGCCTGGGGCGGCTCGTGGGCTTCTTGCGGATGCTCGGCTTCGACTCGCTCTGGCGCAACGACTACGCGGATGATGCGCTCGCGCGCCTGTCGCACGACGAGGACCGCATCCTGCTCACGCGAGACATCGGCGTGCTCAAGCGAGGCGAGGTGGTGCGCGGCTACTTCCCCCGCTCCACCGCGCCCGAGCACCAGCTGGTGGAGGTGGTGCGCCGCTTCGGCCTCACCTCGCGCATGCGGCCCTTCTCGCGGTGCATCGCCTGCAACGGGCCACTGAGCGCCGCGGAGCTCCACGAGGTGCAAGGCCGCATCCCCGAGCGCGTGGCGGAGCGGCACTCGCGCTTCCAGCAGTGCGCCGCGTGCGGACGCGTCTTCTGGGCCGGCACCCATCAACAGCGGATGCAGGCGCTCATCGACAAGCTGCGCGAGCTGGAGAACGCGGTGTAGAGGCCTCTCGAGCCTGGAGCCTGGGGGCGTCCCATGCGCGACATCGTCCAGGTGCTCATCACCCGCGAGGCTCGATGCACTGTTGGGTAACCGCACGTCCGAGCAGCTCCGGGCCTGGGTACAGGCACCGAACAAGGTCCGCCCCGAAATGCCCTGTGACACCCGCATGAGCGCCTCGCAGGACATAGACTCCCTGCTGAGTATTCTGGCCACACGCTCACGGCCGCATCCGCTGCCACGCGATGAGTTGCTACGCCAACGACTTCAGCAGGAGCTCGACGCGCGCGCAGCCTGATGAGCTACGGGACGCGCTGACCCACGCGCGCCCAGCGCGCATTCCACGTGGGTGACAGCGAGAAGTGCACGGAGGTGGCCACGCCCTTGAGGTGGCTCTCGGGGACCGCGCCCCAGTAGCGCGAGTCGGAGCTGTTGTCCCGGTTGTCCCCGAGCACGAACAGGTATCCATTGGCGACGCGGCAGCCGTCCCCATCCGCCTCCGTGCCATCGGGGCAGCCGTGCTCCGCGTCGGGAAACGGGGCCTGCGGCACCTGCGGGCTGTAGAGGACCTGGTAGTGATGCGCTCCGAGCGTCTCCGCGTACAGCTCGCAGCCGTCCTGGGGACGTGAGAGCTCCAGGCCCGCACAGTCCGGGAGGCGCGCTCTCGCGACGGGCTGTCCGTCGAGAAAGAGCTGCCTGTCACGGAGCGCCACGGTGTCCCCACCCACGGCGACGACGCGCTTGACGTAGTCCTTGTTCGGGTCGTCCACGCTGGTGAAGACGATGACCTCGCCACGCTCCACCGGGCGGCGGCGCACGGGCGCGGACACCGTCTTGTCGGTGAAGAACTGGTCGCCGGGAAGAAGGGTTGGCTCCATGGCCGCGCTGGGAACGTGCCAGGGCTCGGCCACGAGGGTGCGGATGCCCCTGGCAACCTGCGAGCCGATGACGACGAAGCAGAGCACGCAGAGCGCGGCGATGCCGCGAGAAGGGACACCGCCAGCAGGAGGTCTCACGCGGCCCGCGTCGACCGCCGCGGCGAGGTAGACCACGAGGAGCAGCACCAGCGCCGCCACGCCGACGAAGGGCACCAGCGCGAAGCAGAGGAGCATCACGCCGAGGAAGAAGAGGCCCCGGCCCCACAACCCCAGCAACCAGTGCCCTGCCCCGGGCATGGGCAGGAGGCTCAGCAACACGGC comes from Pyxidicoccus parkwaysis and encodes:
- the lepB gene encoding signal peptidase I, producing the protein MSEAPSPAIPEPLRVSRRRRVFAVLLSLLPMPGAGHWLLGLWGRGLFFLGVMLLCFALVPFVGVAALVLLLVVYLAAAVDAGRVRPPAGGVPSRGIAALCVLCFVVIGSQVARGIRTLVAEPWHVPSAAMEPTLLPGDQFFTDKTVSAPVRRRPVERGEVIVFTSVDDPNKDYVKRVVAVGGDTVALRDRQLFLDGQPVARARLPDCAGLELSRPQDGCELYAETLGAHHYQVLYSPQVPQAPFPDAEHGCPDGTEADGDGCRVANGYLFVLGDNRDNSSDSRYWGAVPESHLKGVATSVHFSLSPTWNARWARVGQRVP
- a CDS encoding Mut7-C RNAse domain-containing protein, which translates into the protein MQPKPGVMVRFYGALNDFLPPERRGQESTHALQGTPSVKDLIESLGPPHPEVDVVLVDGEAVDFAHRVQPGSRVAVYPPFHSLDVEPVKRVGPPPQEVPRFILDVGLGRLVGFLRMLGFDSLWRNDYADDALARLSHDEDRILLTRDIGVLKRGEVVRGYFPRSTAPEHQLVEVVRRFGLTSRMRPFSRCIACNGPLSAAELHEVQGRIPERVAERHSRFQQCAACGRVFWAGTHQQRMQALIDKLRELENAV
- a CDS encoding endonuclease/exonuclease/phosphatase family protein, encoding MLWKDCDAARDGGDCAAGETCRFVEHYGRSICVPACDPQGQCAPQGACCVGAEDGGAGYCVANEVCEAVDAGSDDAGSTDAGSDDAGIVDSGTDAGDVIPDAGETTDAGTDPGPDGGEKGDAGAVVDAGTTVDAGTTVDAGTTVDAGTTVDAGTVVDAGTTVDAGTTVDAGTTVDAGTTVDAGTTVDAGTTVDAGTTVDAGTTVDAGTTVDAGTTVDAGTTVDAGTDAGTVVDAGTDAGTGTGYTNIRIMAANLTSGNGQDYDLGHGIRLMQGVKPDVILVQEFNYKNNTATDIREMVDQVGGTGASYFREGGAQIPNGIISRWPIIESGEWTDPQVSNRDFAWARIDIPGPKDLWAISVHLLTASAGERNTEANSLVSRIKANIPTGDYLVIGGDFNTDTRSEACFTTFKQVVDVAGPYPVDKNNKDGTNAGRTKPYDHVIVDSDLRQWQQATVIQGATSSSTFVNGLVLDSRVYTPISEIAPALSGDSGASSMQHMGVVKDFRVPNF